CGGGAACTGGACGCTAATGTTCCACTCATCGACGCCATCGCCGACGACCTCCGCGCGATCGATCCGGTCCCGATGATCGTCGTCACCAACCCCGTCGACCGGATCGTCTACCGGCTTTGGACGCAACTCGGCTGGTCGCGCTCGAAAGTGATGGGGTTCTCGCTGGCCGAGACCGCCCGCGTCGCCGACGCGATCGCACGGCGACACGACGTCCATCCGACCGGCGTGTCGTGTCCGACGATGGGCGAGCACGGCGAGTACGTCGTCCCGGTCTTCTCTCGGGCGTCGGTCTACGGCGAACCGGTCTCGTTTTCGAAAACGGAGCGAGCGGAGATCGTCTCCGAGGTTCTGGAGGTCCCGTTCGAGATCGCCGAAAAGCGCGGACTGGCAGACTCCTCGCGGTGGGTGAGCGCCGCTGGCTTACTCCGGGTACTTCGAACCCTCTCGTCGCCGGAGCGCACCGACCCGCTCTGTCTGTCCGTCGTGCTCGATGGCGAGTACGGATTCGACGACGGCTGTCTGAGCGTTCCGGTGACGCTGACGGCGGACGGC
This DNA window, taken from Halobellus sp. LT62, encodes the following:
- a CDS encoding malate dehydrogenase translates to MHVGIIGGASTIGSTLAYSLVCDDPSNSVTLFEKALDAASGHTIDLRHANYHASEAPRSDGDARDEVGTVTYAPTDEIDEYDLDAIVITARVPPSADNEERGARGARTRELDANVPLIDAIADDLRAIDPVPMIVVTNPVDRIVYRLWTQLGWSRSKVMGFSLAETARVADAIARRHDVHPTGVSCPTMGEHGEYVVPVFSRASVYGEPVSFSKTERAEIVSEVLEVPFEIAEKRGLADSSRWVSAAGLLRVLRTLSSPERTDPLCLSVVLDGEYGFDDGCLSVPVTLTADGVDRRIEWNLSMDETERLQTAYDAIWNDIQQFD